The Streptomyces kanamyceticus genome window below encodes:
- a CDS encoding DEAD/DEAH box helicase yields MAAADGTTWPAWPAAAEALVRGCAAVFLPGEVPREGRVAFWGEGLAGLSVVGGGLPVVRGEGSSVRAELSAVREEGSSVRAELSAVREEGSSARAELPVVREEGSSVGAEFLAVREGELTVARKHGKGARARTVPAVLLPVADAVPLLLRTARPHPTGACWAAAARHALHLAARGRLLPGLAAGDLDAWRAGPLDESDVRQLRGIAAALPAEAHAVPLPGAGPLRVPEPFALVRAFVDAVVDVLPRTPAAAYAVGAPFAARAPQRLRGPAVHEWAAEVAAGVDAGVRVSLRLDLRAHEVFDGADVDGADGADGVGAETARAPGVPRAAVASPAAAVVQVHSLADPTLVTDAALLWSSGADHFGPRARVDTLLAIRRAARVWPPLARLLARPRPDVLPLNEEELNDLLGAAAPRLGAAGVAVHWPKELTRGLTATAVVRAAPGTAADNFDFFKTDELLEFRWQLALGGETLTEAEMEELAESHRPVVRLRDQWVLVDPELVRKARKRDLGLLDPLDALSVALTGTAEVEGRPVPAVPVGALAGLCERLAGDPAPIAPPPGLTATLRDYQLRGLAWLDRMTSLGLGGCLADDMGLGKTVTLIALHLHRARSGVAAGAAPTLVVCPASLLGNWQREIERFAPGVPVRRFHGTARTLTGLTGGFVLTTYGTMRTSAVELAGHTWGLVVADEAQHVKNPHAATAKALRTIPAQARVALTGTPVENNLSELWALLDWTTPGLLGSLKEFRARYARLAEGGEFAENDEAMTRLSRLVRPFLLRRKKSDPGIAPELPPKTETDHPVTLTREQASLYEAVVRETLARIEASDGMARRGLVMKLLMALKQICNHPAQYLKDGGASPDRSGKLELLDELLDTILTESESAGAVLVFTQYVEMARLLESHLASRGVRTQLLHGGTPVARREEMVDRFQSGEIPVFLLSLKAAGTGLNLTRAGHVIHYDRWWNPAVEEQATDRAYRIGQTQPVQVHRLITEGTVEDRIAELLAAKQALADAVLGDGGESALTELSDAELSDLVALRRTA; encoded by the coding sequence ATGGCGGCGGCGGACGGGACGACGTGGCCTGCGTGGCCTGCGGCCGCGGAGGCGCTGGTGCGTGGCTGTGCCGCGGTCTTCCTGCCGGGGGAGGTGCCGCGGGAGGGGCGGGTGGCTTTCTGGGGGGAGGGGCTTGCGGGGCTCTCCGTCGTAGGGGGAGGGCTTCCTGTTGTGCGTGGGGAGGGCTCTTCCGTGCGTGCTGAGCTCTCTGCCGTACGTGAGGAGGGCTCTTCCGTGCGTGCTGAGCTCTCTGCCGTACGTGAGGAGGGCTCTTCCGCGCGTGCTGAGCTCCCTGTCGTACGTGAGGAGGGCTCTTCCGTAGGTGCCGAGTTCCTTGCCGTACGTGAGGGGGAGCTCACCGTCGCCCGCAAGCACGGCAAGGGTGCCCGGGCCAGGACCGTCCCCGCGGTCCTGCTGCCGGTGGCCGACGCCGTCCCGCTCCTGTTGCGCACCGCGCGCCCGCACCCCACCGGAGCCTGCTGGGCCGCCGCGGCCCGGCACGCGCTGCACCTGGCCGCGCGCGGCAGGCTGCTGCCCGGCCTCGCCGCCGGGGACCTGGACGCGTGGCGGGCGGGGCCGCTGGACGAGTCGGACGTCAGGCAGCTGCGGGGGATCGCCGCGGCGCTGCCCGCCGAGGCGCACGCCGTGCCGCTGCCGGGGGCCGGGCCGCTCCGGGTGCCGGAGCCGTTCGCACTGGTCAGAGCCTTCGTCGACGCGGTGGTTGATGTCCTGCCGCGCACCCCGGCGGCGGCGTACGCGGTCGGCGCGCCCTTCGCGGCCCGCGCGCCCCAGCGGCTGCGTGGACCGGCCGTGCACGAGTGGGCCGCGGAGGTCGCCGCCGGGGTGGACGCCGGGGTGCGGGTGTCGCTGCGGCTGGATCTGCGGGCGCACGAGGTGTTCGACGGGGCGGATGTCGATGGGGCTGATGGGGCGGATGGGGTCGGCGCCGAGACGGCGAGAGCGCCGGGAGTCCCGCGCGCCGCCGTGGCGAGCCCCGCCGCCGCCGTCGTCCAGGTGCACAGCCTCGCCGACCCGACGCTCGTCACGGACGCCGCGCTGCTCTGGTCGTCGGGCGCCGACCACTTCGGGCCCCGGGCCCGCGTCGACACACTGCTCGCGATCCGCCGCGCGGCCCGCGTATGGCCGCCGCTCGCCCGGCTCCTCGCCCGGCCCCGCCCCGACGTACTGCCCCTGAACGAGGAGGAGTTGAACGACCTCCTCGGCGCCGCGGCGCCGCGGCTCGGCGCGGCGGGCGTCGCCGTGCACTGGCCGAAGGAGCTGACCCGCGGACTGACCGCGACGGCCGTGGTCAGGGCCGCGCCCGGCACCGCGGCCGACAACTTCGACTTCTTCAAGACGGACGAACTCCTGGAATTCCGCTGGCAGTTGGCGCTCGGCGGCGAAACGCTGACCGAGGCGGAGATGGAGGAACTCGCCGAGTCCCACCGCCCCGTGGTGCGGCTGCGGGACCAGTGGGTGCTCGTCGACCCCGAACTCGTACGCAAGGCACGCAAGCGGGACCTCGGCCTGCTCGACCCGTTGGACGCGCTGTCCGTCGCGCTCACCGGCACGGCGGAGGTGGAGGGCCGCCCGGTGCCCGCGGTCCCGGTCGGCGCGCTTGCCGGACTGTGCGAGCGCCTGGCGGGCGACCCCGCGCCGATCGCGCCGCCGCCCGGCCTCACGGCGACGCTCCGCGACTACCAACTCCGGGGCCTCGCCTGGCTGGACCGCATGACGTCCCTCGGCCTCGGCGGCTGCCTCGCGGACGACATGGGCCTCGGCAAGACGGTCACGCTGATCGCGCTGCATCTGCACCGGGCGCGGTCCGGTGTCGCCGCGGGGGCCGCGCCGACCCTGGTGGTCTGCCCGGCCTCGCTGCTCGGCAACTGGCAGCGGGAGATCGAACGCTTCGCGCCCGGCGTGCCGGTGCGCCGCTTCCACGGCACGGCCCGCACCCTGACCGGCCTGACGGGCGGCTTCGTCCTCACGACGTACGGCACGATGCGCACCAGTGCCGTAGAACTGGCGGGCCACACCTGGGGGTTGGTGGTCGCGGACGAGGCGCAGCACGTCAAGAACCCGCACGCGGCGACGGCGAAGGCACTGCGCACGATCCCCGCGCAGGCCCGCGTCGCACTCACCGGCACCCCCGTCGAGAACAACCTCTCCGAACTCTGGGCCCTGCTCGACTGGACGACACCGGGCCTGCTCGGCTCGCTCAAGGAGTTCCGCGCCCGGTACGCGCGCCTGGCGGAGGGCGGCGAGTTCGCCGAGAACGACGAGGCGATGACCCGCCTGTCCCGCCTCGTCCGCCCCTTCCTCCTGCGCCGTAAGAAGTCGGACCCGGGCATCGCGCCGGAACTCCCTCCGAAGACGGAGACGGACCACCCGGTCACCCTCACCCGCGAACAGGCCTCGCTCTACGAGGCGGTGGTGCGCGAGACGCTCGCCCGCATCGAGGCGTCGGACGGCATGGCGCGGCGCGGCCTGGTGATGAAACTCCTGATGGCGCTGAAGCAGATCTGCAACCACCCGGCGCAGTACCTGAAGGACGGCGGGGCGAGCCCCGACCGATCGGGCAAGCTCGAACTCCTCGACGAACTCCTCGACACGATCCTCACCGAGTCGGAGAGCGCGGGCGCCGTCCTGGTCTTCACGCAGTACGTGGAGATGGCGCGGCTGCTGGAATCGCACCTCGCATCCCGGGGCGTCCGCACCCAACTCCTGCACGGCGGAACGCCGGTGGCGCGGCGCGAGGAGATGGTGGACCGCTTCCAGTCCGGCGAGATCCCGGTCTTCCTCCTCTCCCTGAAGGCGGCGGGCACGGGCTTGAACCTCACCCGGGCGGGCCACGTCATCCACTACGACCGCTGGTGGAACCCGGCCGTGGAGGAACAGGCCACCGACCGCGCCTACCGCATCGGCCAGACCCAGCCGGTCCAGGTGCACCGACTGATCACCGAGGGCACGGTGGAGGACCGCATCGCCGAACTCCTGGCCGCGAAGCAGGCGTTGGCGGACGCGGTGCTCGGCGACGGCGGCGAGTCGGCCCTCACTGAACTCTCGGACGCGGAACTGTCGGACCTGGTGGCGCTGAGGAGGACGGCATGA
- a CDS encoding SWIM zinc finger family protein: MTRREGFRRGDGSRLGEGSRLGDGSRRGDGSRRGDGSRRGHGLGWASGMSETSRMGSGRVFPALPAHTDPEAPFAATWWGNAWIRALEEAALDQARLSRGRAYAREGSVDTITVAPGRIVAYVHGSRPRPYRAELRLRTLTPEDWTRFLDVVAADPAHIAALLDKDMPQALAAAATRAGVELLPAGRELAPSCSCPDRGHPCKHAAALAYQTARLLDADPFVLFLLRGGEEADLLDELAHRNAQETAREEREARTGGGGTTRPRDLEAPPHLTAPTPPPGSPEAATPPAPTETPEPERTTRTTATEPATRTATAIEPTAPTGPAAQPASDRYRYQHQARNEQPHPTDPSLPAPAPAPAPASAPAPAPASAPPLPSTLAREALATTYRPPLPPPPAPPSRPGAPPVLPATLGAPDPTALEFLVTDTAVRAHAYLMTGADPFPSAMEPWHDAVRLAASHPGLTGRRTFSRQFTDLADSVDRTPKELARAAAAWRQGAEDGLATLESPWDPPAGPFDRARGALVAADLPRMAIHRNHLTNAEGTLQLRYGQDGRWYPYRSEPGGDDWWPEGEADVDPVGALAGVLEG; the protein is encoded by the coding sequence ATGACGCGGCGCGAGGGCTTCCGCCGGGGTGACGGCTCCCGCCTGGGCGAGGGCTCCCGCCTGGGTGACGGTTCCCGCCGGGGCGACGGCTCCCGCCGAGGCGATGGCTCTCGGCGGGGCCACGGTCTCGGCTGGGCCAGCGGGATGAGCGAGACGAGCCGGATGGGCAGCGGCCGCGTCTTCCCCGCGCTGCCCGCGCACACCGACCCCGAGGCCCCGTTCGCCGCGACCTGGTGGGGCAACGCGTGGATCCGCGCACTGGAGGAGGCCGCCCTCGACCAGGCCCGCCTGTCCCGCGGCCGCGCCTACGCCCGCGAGGGCTCCGTGGACACGATCACGGTGGCGCCGGGCCGCATCGTCGCGTACGTCCACGGCAGCCGCCCCCGCCCCTACCGCGCCGAACTCCGCCTGCGCACGCTCACCCCCGAGGACTGGACCCGCTTCCTGGACGTGGTGGCCGCGGACCCCGCGCACATCGCGGCGCTCCTGGACAAGGACATGCCGCAGGCCCTGGCGGCGGCCGCGACCCGAGCCGGAGTCGAACTCCTGCCCGCCGGACGCGAGTTGGCCCCGTCCTGCAGCTGCCCCGACCGAGGACACCCCTGCAAGCACGCGGCCGCCCTCGCCTACCAGACGGCCCGCCTCCTGGACGCGGACCCCTTCGTGCTCTTCCTGCTGCGCGGCGGCGAGGAGGCGGACCTCCTCGACGAACTGGCGCACCGCAACGCGCAGGAGACGGCGAGGGAGGAACGGGAGGCGCGGACGGGCGGCGGGGGCACCACCCGGCCCCGTGACCTCGAAGCCCCGCCGCACCTCACCGCCCCGACACCACCGCCCGGTTCACCCGAGGCAGCCACGCCACCCGCCCCCACCGAGACGCCCGAACCGGAACGGACGACACGCACCACCGCCACCGAACCGGCCACACGCACCGCCACCGCCATTGAACCGACCGCGCCCACCGGGCCCGCGGCGCAGCCCGCGTCCGACCGGTACCGCTACCAGCACCAGGCCCGCAACGAACAGCCCCACCCCACCGACCCGTCACTCCCTGCCCCAGCCCCCGCGCCTGCCCCAGCCTCAGCCCCCGCGCCTGCCCCAGCCTCCGCCCCACCCCTCCCGAGCACCCTGGCCCGAGAAGCCCTGGCGACGACGTACCGCCCCCCGCTCCCGCCCCCACCAGCACCCCCGTCCCGCCCGGGCGCCCCCCCGGTCCTCCCGGCGACCCTCGGGGCCCCCGACCCGACGGCGCTGGAGTTCCTGGTGACGGACACGGCGGTGCGGGCCCACGCGTACCTGATGACGGGAGCGGACCCCTTCCCTTCGGCGATGGAGCCCTGGCACGACGCGGTGCGCCTGGCGGCCTCCCACCCCGGGCTGACGGGCCGCCGCACGTTCAGCCGCCAGTTCACCGACCTGGCGGACTCGGTGGACCGCACCCCCAAGGAACTGGCCCGCGCGGCAGCGGCCTGGCGCCAGGGCGCGGAGGACGGCCTGGCGACCCTGGAATCCCCCTGGGACCCCCCGGCGGGCCCCTTCGACCGGGCCCGCGGCGCCCTGGTGGCGGCGGACCTCCCCCGCATGGCCATCCACCGCAACCACCTCACCAACGCCGAGGGAACCCTCCAGCTCCGCTACGGCCAGGACGGCCGCTGGTACCCGTACCGCAGCGAGCCGGGCGGCGACGACTGGTGGCCGGAGGGGGAGGCGGACGTGGATCCGGTGGGGGCGTTGGCGGGGGTGCTCGAAGGCTGA
- a CDS encoding nucleotidyltransferase domain-containing protein, translating to MTSAPPPSPPPSRSALPDEVFADHVAERLAALAGVHAVALGGSRAQGTHTVDSDWDMAVYYRGSFDPGELREIGWAGEVSELGAWGGGVFNGGAWLTVDGRRVDVHYRDLDAVEHELAEARAGRFRWEPLMFHLAGIASYLVVAELGVNEVLRGELPRPSFPEALRRTASEAWLERARATLQYARSNNAPRAQHTEVAGAVAVAALQCAHAVLAARGEWVTNEKRLLERAGLRDVDGILAGLGASGSAVTADSLTRAVDAADRLFATAVTKG from the coding sequence GTGACTTCCGCGCCGCCGCCCTCGCCTCCGCCGTCCCGGTCCGCCCTCCCCGACGAGGTCTTCGCCGATCACGTCGCCGAGCGGCTCGCCGCCCTCGCCGGTGTGCACGCCGTCGCCCTCGGCGGTTCCCGCGCGCAGGGTACGCACACGGTCGACAGCGACTGGGACATGGCCGTCTACTATCGCGGCTCCTTCGATCCGGGGGAGCTTCGGGAGATCGGCTGGGCGGGGGAGGTCTCCGAGCTCGGCGCCTGGGGCGGTGGCGTCTTCAACGGCGGGGCCTGGCTGACCGTCGACGGGCGCCGCGTCGACGTGCACTACCGGGATCTCGACGCCGTCGAGCACGAACTGGCCGAGGCTCGCGCGGGACGCTTCCGCTGGGAGCCTTTGATGTTCCATCTGGCGGGGATCGCCAGCTACTTGGTCGTCGCCGAGCTCGGCGTCAACGAAGTGCTGCGCGGTGAACTGCCGCGCCCCTCCTTCCCCGAGGCGCTGCGGCGCACCGCTTCCGAGGCATGGCTGGAACGGGCGAGGGCCACGCTTCAGTACGCCCGGTCCAACAACGCGCCACGCGCTCAGCACACCGAGGTCGCGGGTGCCGTCGCCGTCGCCGCCCTGCAGTGCGCCCACGCGGTGCTCGCGGCGCGGGGCGAGTGGGTGACGAACGAGAAGCGCCTGCTCGAACGGGCGGGACTGCGCGACGTGGACGGCATCCTCGCGGGGCTGGGCGCGAGCGGCTCGGCCGTCACCGCGGACTCGCTGACACGGGCCGTGGACGCGGCGGACCGGCTGTTCGCGACGGCGGTCACGAAGGGCTGA
- a CDS encoding DUF3574 domain-containing protein — MAITLSRISRTRLAVAGAVTAVLAVGAPAAYASLDDGTQPSSSTAASTPTITRGKPFTETRLFFGTERPDGGPAVTDKQFMAFIDKEVTPGFPDGLTIQDGRGQWRDSNGKIERERSYELILLYPTPEAKKRDVQIEEIRSDYEKAFAQDSVARLDDRTRVDF, encoded by the coding sequence GTGGCAATCACCCTCTCCCGCATCTCCCGCACCCGCCTCGCCGTGGCCGGTGCCGTGACGGCGGTCCTCGCGGTCGGCGCGCCCGCGGCGTACGCCTCGCTGGACGACGGGACGCAGCCGTCGTCCTCGACGGCGGCCTCCACTCCCACGATCACCCGCGGCAAGCCCTTCACCGAGACCCGCCTCTTCTTCGGCACCGAACGCCCCGACGGCGGCCCCGCCGTCACCGACAAGCAGTTCATGGCCTTCATCGACAAGGAAGTGACGCCGGGCTTCCCCGACGGACTCACCATCCAGGACGGCCGCGGCCAGTGGCGCGACTCCAACGGCAAGATCGAGCGCGAGCGTTCGTACGAACTGATCCTCCTGTACCCGACGCCCGAGGCGAAGAAGCGGGACGTACAGATCGAGGAGATCCGCAGCGACTACGAGAAGGCGTTCGCGCAGGATTCGGTGGCGCGGCTCGATGACAGGACCCGGGTGGACTTCTGA
- a CDS encoding 2'-5' RNA ligase family protein, with protein MTRWRVMGTETTDDGWPDLPGDTALTIRIPEANPLVRAGFPAHVTVLYPFLNESRMSPSTDRALTSLFAASTPFTLKFTEFRRYPGVLYLPPEPEAPLRTLTRALTERWPEAVPYRGVFTPPLAPHLTLANHEGPDTYEAAYDALEQELAPHLPLVSHVDTVRLIVTDGPGTGWRDLKTYGLGTDRHRAL; from the coding sequence ATGACACGATGGCGCGTCATGGGGACGGAAACGACGGACGACGGCTGGCCCGACCTCCCCGGCGACACGGCGCTGACGATCCGGATCCCCGAGGCGAACCCCCTGGTACGAGCGGGTTTCCCGGCCCACGTGACGGTGCTCTACCCGTTCCTCAACGAGTCGCGCATGTCCCCCTCGACGGACCGCGCCCTGACCTCGCTCTTCGCCGCGAGCACCCCCTTCACGCTCAAGTTCACGGAGTTCCGCCGCTACCCGGGCGTCCTGTACCTCCCGCCCGAGCCCGAGGCCCCCCTGCGCACCCTCACCCGCGCGCTCACCGAACGCTGGCCTGAAGCGGTCCCCTACCGTGGCGTCTTCACCCCGCCCCTGGCCCCGCACCTGACCCTCGCGAACCACGAGGGCCCGGACACGTACGAAGCGGCGTACGACGCACTGGAACAGGAACTCGCCCCGCACCTGCCACTCGTCAGCCACGTGGACACGGTCCGCCTGATCGTGACGGACGGACCCGGCACCGGGTGGCGGGACCTCAAGACGTACGGCCTGGGGACGGACCGGCACCGCGCTCTGTGA
- a CDS encoding phosphatidylinositol-specific phospholipase C domain-containing protein produces the protein MVGALVGWAVLGGGASLSVAEPDGSAPRAADSAYSATTGVGVHNAYEKGKYPYFADALDSGAGMLELDVWTNVFGSGWRVSHSNPLGNDNNCENAQSPGELRTKPRNQSLAGCLRDMRSWHDAHPGHRPVLLKVEMKDGFQARNGRGPAELDALLTSALGDAVYRPGQLATGHATLDDAVRDKGWPGRAELAGKFVVELIPGTVEQGNPADTLWTDREYATHLRDLAGKGRLGDAAAFPAVLGAAAGDPRGRYADATIRPWFVLFDGDASAYAGGSIDTRWYADRRYLVVMTDAHKVAPAIDGTSPTEAQARERVALLAGRHASIVSADWTPLPGVLSMVLPRG, from the coding sequence ATGGTGGGGGCCCTCGTGGGCTGGGCCGTGCTGGGCGGTGGTGCGTCGCTCTCCGTCGCCGAGCCCGACGGCTCCGCGCCGCGCGCCGCGGACTCCGCGTACTCCGCCACCACCGGCGTCGGCGTGCACAACGCGTACGAGAAGGGGAAGTACCCGTACTTCGCCGATGCTCTCGACTCGGGTGCCGGGATGCTCGAACTCGACGTGTGGACCAATGTGTTCGGCAGCGGGTGGCGGGTGTCGCACAGCAATCCGCTGGGCAACGACAACAACTGCGAGAACGCCCAGAGCCCGGGCGAGCTGCGCACCAAGCCGCGCAACCAGAGCCTCGCCGGGTGCCTGCGGGACATGCGCAGCTGGCACGACGCCCACCCGGGTCACCGTCCCGTACTCCTGAAGGTCGAGATGAAGGACGGGTTCCAGGCACGCAACGGCCGCGGGCCCGCCGAACTCGACGCGCTGCTCACGAGCGCACTCGGCGACGCCGTCTACCGGCCGGGACAGTTGGCCACGGGGCACGCCACCCTCGACGACGCCGTACGGGACAAGGGCTGGCCCGGACGGGCCGAGCTCGCGGGGAAGTTCGTGGTCGAGCTGATCCCCGGCACCGTCGAGCAGGGCAACCCCGCCGACACCCTGTGGACCGACCGCGAGTACGCCACCCATCTGCGCGACCTCGCGGGCAAGGGGCGGCTCGGCGACGCCGCCGCCTTCCCCGCCGTGCTCGGGGCGGCGGCGGGCGATCCGCGCGGGCGGTACGCGGATGCCACGATCCGGCCGTGGTTCGTGCTGTTCGACGGCGACGCCTCCGCGTACGCGGGCGGCTCCATCGACACCCGGTGGTACGCCGACCGGCGCTATCTCGTCGTCATGACCGACGCCCACAAGGTGGCCCCCGCCATCGACGGCACGAGTCCGACCGAGGCGCAGGCCAGGGAGCGGGTCGCCCTGCTCGCTGGTCGGCACGCCAGCATCGTGTCGGCCGACTGGACGCCGCTGCCCGGCGTGCTGTCGATGGTGCTGCCCCGCGGCTGA
- a CDS encoding endonuclease/exonuclease/phosphatase family protein, translated as MIIGTWNLENLYRPGGPFGPKDKTAYETKLASLAATITALQPQVLGVQEVGDPAALEDLAALLEGTWHITLSEYPDDRGIRVGFLSSLPVFVVADRVAFPERLLPVQSDDSGRTVARAGRGVLAVTVTTRAFFFDAVVCHLKSKLISYPGGRFQPRDEGERARYGAYALYRRTAEATVVRALADELLKGDGRDHDVAVLGDLNDEVAAATTQLLLGPPGSEIGTPGYDHPDKGDAARLWDVAPLIPAEQRFSRIHAGRRELIDHIMMSRGLLDHVRTAGTGAPGASSAALPSVADGDPAVRRDAAGSDHAPVWARIQP; from the coding sequence GTGATCATCGGGACCTGGAACCTGGAGAACCTCTACCGCCCCGGCGGCCCCTTCGGCCCCAAGGACAAGACGGCGTACGAGACGAAGCTGGCCTCGCTGGCGGCGACGATCACCGCGCTGCAACCGCAGGTCCTCGGCGTCCAGGAGGTCGGCGACCCGGCCGCCCTGGAGGATCTGGCCGCCCTGCTCGAAGGCACCTGGCACATCACGCTCTCGGAGTACCCGGACGACCGGGGCATCCGGGTCGGCTTCCTCAGCAGCCTGCCGGTCTTCGTCGTCGCCGACCGGGTCGCCTTCCCCGAGCGGCTGCTCCCCGTGCAGAGCGACGACTCGGGCAGGACGGTGGCGCGGGCGGGCCGCGGGGTGCTCGCGGTGACGGTGACGACGCGGGCGTTCTTCTTCGACGCGGTGGTCTGCCACCTAAAGTCGAAGCTGATCTCCTACCCCGGCGGCCGTTTCCAGCCGCGCGACGAGGGCGAGCGCGCGCGGTACGGCGCGTACGCCCTGTACCGGCGCACGGCCGAGGCGACCGTGGTGCGCGCCCTCGCCGACGAGCTCCTCAAGGGCGACGGCCGCGACCACGACGTGGCCGTGCTCGGCGACCTCAACGACGAGGTGGCGGCCGCCACGACCCAGCTCCTGCTAGGCCCGCCGGGATCCGAGATCGGCACGCCGGGCTACGACCACCCCGACAAGGGGGACGCGGCGCGGCTGTGGGACGTGGCCCCGCTGATCCCGGCCGAGCAGCGCTTCTCCCGCATCCACGCGGGCCGCCGCGAACTCATCGACCACATCATGATGAGCCGCGGCCTGCTCGACCACGTACGCACGGCGGGCACGGGCGCGCCGGGCGCCTCGTCGGCGGCGCTGCCGTCGGTCGCGGACGGGGATCCGGCGGTGCGCAGGGACGCGGCGGGGTCGGACCACGCGCCGGTGTGGGCGCGGATCCAGCCCTGA
- a CDS encoding amidohydrolase produces MTPPPAPGPAELVAQGPFDLVVTGCTVLVHEPDLTGDGPEEEISFVEDAAVLVRDGAVVAVTTAAEAAALDAAERIDGRGTVALPGLVNCHTHAPMAALRGVAEDLPADEWFNDWIWPIESRLTDRVVELGTRLACAEMIRGGVTTFADHYFAMDTVAAVTEESGLRAVLGQAYFSSQGPEGRAASLDFALRRRGAAGGRITTCLAPHAPYTVTPDDLAATAELAREHGLLVHTHAAEDRAQTDNSLARYGRTPLEILERAGLLDGDLLIAHATGLDLARDLPVLRRATGRVAVACAPRGYLKFGWDTTPVRALRDAGIPVGLATDGAASNNTLDVWESMTLTALVQKYVERDPSWLTARQALHHATLQSARAVGLGERIGSIAAGRRADLVLVDLTGPHTQPVHDLAATLVHSARSSDVRTTIVEGRVLMRDRQLLTVDVPSVVGELTELLPALVDRSHGGRIQEYEA; encoded by the coding sequence ATGACGCCGCCTCCCGCACCAGGCCCCGCGGAACTCGTCGCCCAGGGCCCCTTCGACCTCGTCGTCACGGGCTGCACGGTCCTGGTCCACGAACCCGACCTCACAGGGGACGGCCCCGAAGAGGAGATCTCCTTCGTCGAGGACGCCGCGGTCCTCGTACGCGACGGAGCCGTCGTCGCCGTCACCACGGCGGCCGAAGCGGCCGCTCTCGACGCCGCCGAACGCATCGACGGGCGCGGCACCGTCGCGCTCCCCGGCCTCGTCAACTGCCATACGCACGCGCCGATGGCGGCCCTGCGCGGCGTCGCCGAGGACCTGCCCGCCGACGAGTGGTTCAACGACTGGATCTGGCCCATCGAGTCGCGGCTGACCGACCGCGTGGTCGAACTGGGCACCCGGCTCGCCTGCGCCGAGATGATCCGCGGCGGCGTCACCACCTTCGCCGACCACTACTTCGCGATGGACACCGTGGCCGCCGTCACCGAGGAGAGCGGCCTGCGGGCCGTGCTCGGCCAGGCGTACTTCAGCTCGCAGGGGCCCGAAGGGCGGGCCGCCTCGCTCGACTTCGCGCTGCGGCGGCGGGGCGCCGCGGGCGGCCGCATCACCACCTGCCTCGCCCCGCACGCCCCCTACACCGTCACCCCGGACGACCTCGCCGCGACCGCCGAACTCGCCCGGGAACACGGCCTGTTGGTGCACACCCACGCCGCGGAGGACCGCGCGCAGACCGACAACAGCCTGGCCAGGTACGGCCGTACGCCCCTGGAGATCCTGGAGCGTGCCGGACTGCTGGACGGCGACCTGCTCATCGCCCACGCCACCGGCCTCGACCTCGCCCGCGACCTGCCCGTGCTGCGCCGCGCCACCGGCCGCGTCGCCGTGGCCTGCGCGCCGCGCGGCTATCTGAAGTTCGGCTGGGACACCACGCCCGTGCGGGCCCTGCGCGACGCGGGCATCCCGGTGGGCCTCGCCACCGACGGCGCGGCGTCCAACAACACCCTCGACGTATGGGAGTCCATGACGCTCACCGCACTCGTACAGAAGTACGTCGAGCGGGACCCGTCCTGGCTCACCGCACGCCAGGCCCTGCACCACGCGACCTTGCAGAGCGCGCGGGCCGTCGGGCTCGGCGAGCGGATCGGGAGCATCGCCGCGGGCCGCCGCGCCGACCTCGTCCTCGTCGACCTGACGGGCCCGCACACGCAGCCCGTGCACGACCTCGCCGCCACCCTCGTGCACAGCGCCCGCTCCTCCGACGTGCGCACCACGATCGTCGAAGGGCGGGTCCTGATGCGCGACCGTCAGCTCCTGACCGTGGACGTGCCCTCCGTCGTGGGGGAGTTGACGGAGCTGCTGCCCGCGCTCGTCGACCGGAGCCACGGCGGGCGCATCCAGGAGTACGAGGCGTGA
- a CDS encoding DUF899 domain-containing protein, with protein sequence MGLPDIVTREEWTAARAALLAKEKAATRARDALNAERRGLPMVEVDKEYYFDGADGKATLLDLFDGRDQLVVYHFMFAPEWDAGCRSCSGFLDQIGHLAHLRARGTNFVAVSRAPFTTLLSFKARMGWTVPWYSTNGGDFNYDFQASFPEEPHDVPGINCFLRDGDRIYHTYGTFARGLDGIGFTTALLDLTALGRQEEWEEPKGRASALGAPAGSARVRYHDEYED encoded by the coding sequence ATGGGACTTCCGGACATCGTCACGCGTGAGGAGTGGACCGCGGCGCGCGCGGCGCTGCTCGCCAAGGAGAAGGCCGCCACCCGCGCGCGCGACGCGCTCAACGCCGAGCGGCGCGGGCTGCCGATGGTCGAGGTCGACAAGGAGTACTACTTCGACGGCGCCGACGGGAAGGCGACCCTGCTCGACCTCTTCGACGGCCGCGACCAACTCGTCGTCTACCACTTCATGTTCGCCCCCGAGTGGGACGCCGGCTGCCGCAGCTGCTCCGGATTCCTCGACCAGATCGGGCACCTCGCGCACCTGCGGGCCAGGGGCACGAACTTCGTCGCGGTGTCCCGCGCGCCGTTCACCACGCTGCTGTCCTTCAAGGCTCGGATGGGCTGGACCGTGCCCTGGTACTCGACCAACGGCGGCGACTTCAACTACGACTTCCAGGCGTCGTTCCCCGAGGAGCCGCACGACGTGCCGGGGATCAACTGCTTCCTGCGCGACGGCGACCGGATCTATCACACGTACGGCACGTTCGCCCGCGGTCTGGACGGCATCGGTTTCACCACCGCCCTGCTCGACCTCACCGCGCTCGGGCGGCAGGAGGAGTGGGAGGAGCCCAAGGGGCGGGCCTCCGCGCTAGGGGCACCGGCGGGCAGCGCGCGGGTGCGCTACCACGACGAGTACGAGGACTGA